Genomic segment of Pararhodobacter zhoushanensis:
GGTGTGGCATCCCTGCCGTGCCCGCGCTTCTGTGCCATGGCGACACAGTCCATTGCAGGTGACAGGGGTTTCTCAATCCGCTAAGGAAGGGGAAATCCACGCTTACGGGAGTTCCGACAATGGCGCATGAACACGGCTCGATGGACACCACCTCGCAGGAAAAAACCTTCAACGGTTTCATTCGTGCGTCGATCATCGTTGCAGCATTTTCAATCGGCTGCCTGATTTTCATGGCGCTGGTCAACGCCTGACGCGCCGGGCCGGGCAACCGGCCGACGCGGACACCTCTGTGCGGCGGCGCGCGTCCTGCGGGCGCGCCAGCCCTTCGGTGAAGGACATCTCATGCCCCTGCTGACGCGCCTTGTGGCCCTTGTGGCGCTGGCCTTGCTGGCCGCCTGTACCAAGCCCGTCGCCTGGGCGCCCGAAGCCGATGTGATCGCCGCCCGCTATCAGCATGAGGGCCCGACCGAGATCGTTGTGTTCAACGTGATCAACAACGAGACCGGGCGCGGCGAGCATTCGGCGATGATGATCAACGCACCCAGCCAGCGGGTTCTGTTCGACCCGGCGGGCACGTGGACGCATCCCGATGCGCCCGAACGGCACGACGTGCATTACGGTTTCGATGAGCGGCAGCTCTATCGCTACACCTATTACCATGCGCGC
This window contains:
- a CDS encoding aa3-type cytochrome c oxidase subunit IV — translated: MAHEHGSMDTTSQEKTFNGFIRASIIVAAFSIGCLIFMALVNA